From one Trifolium pratense cultivar HEN17-A07 linkage group LG1, ARS_RC_1.1, whole genome shotgun sequence genomic stretch:
- the LOC123899039 gene encoding uncharacterized protein LOC123899039, translated as MTEIVARKRKMGDRKEKNAPKWPSIKPKNNLHVTPLRDFDLFTVQNFFSSAESKAFIETAEGIGFAHQGSLGPAKGEAYRDNDRISVNDAVLADSIWDSGLNKLFSDIRIRGKAAVGLNPNIRLYRYKVGQRFGRHIDESNDLGDGKRTRYTLLVYLSGGPGELKSKAKNDSNKPTDSSFDRLVGGETVFYGSRNSIVAEVAPIEGMALLHIHGDKCLLHEARNVTKGVKYVFRSDVVFA; from the exons ATGACAGAGATCGTAGCGAGGAAGAGAAAAATGGGagacagaaaagaaaaaaatgccCCAAAATGGCCTTCCATCAAACCCAAAAACAATCTTCACGTTACTCCTTTGCGAGATTTCGATCTCTTCACG GTTCAGAATTTTTTCTCATCTGCTGAATCAAAAGCATTCATTGAAACTGCTGAAGGAATTGGTTTTGCTCATCAAGGAAGTTTAGGTCCAGCTAAAGGTGAAGCTTATAGAGATAATGATCGAATCTCGGTGAATGATGCTGTTCTTGCTGATTCAATTTGGGATTCTGGACTTAACAAACTGTTTTCTGATATAAGAATTCGAGGGAAAGCCGCTGTAGGTTTGAATCCAAATATTAGATTATATAG GTACAAGGTTGGTCAAAGGTTTGGAAGACATATTGATGAAAGTAATGATCTTGGAGATGGAAAAAGGACTCGTTATACTTTGCTTGTTTATTTAAGTGGTGGACCTGGTGAACTTAAATCAAAGGCTAAAAATGATTCCAATAAACCTACAGATTCATCTTTTGATCGTTTAGTTGGAGGAGAAACAGTGTTCTATGGTTCAAGAAATAGCATTGTGGCCGAG GTTGCTCCCATTGAAGGGATGGCACTGTTGCACATTCATGGAGATAAATGCTTGTTGCATGAAGCCAGAAATGTTACAAAGGGTGTCAAATATGTGTTTCGTTCGGATGTTGTATTTGCTTGA
- the LOC123899029 gene encoding peroxidase 66, translating into MAIKLPAENTFPIIFLLLALFSLSKAELHAHYYDQTCPQLEKIISETVLNASIHDPKVPARILRMFFHDCFIRGCDASILLDSTTSNQAEKDGPPNVSVQSFYVIDEAKAKLELACPGTVSCADILAILARDVVAMSGGPYWKVLKGRKDGKVSKASDTINLPAPTLNVGQLIQSFAKRGLGVKDMVTLSGGHTLGFSHCSSFEARLHNFSSLHHIDPRLNTEFALDLSKKCPKPNNNPNAGQFLDSTASVFDNDYYKQLLAGKGVFSSDQSLVGDYRTRWIVEAFARDQSLFFKEFAVSMLKLGNIRGSDNGEVRLKCRIVN; encoded by the exons ATGGCTATCAAATTACCAGCAGAAAACACTTTTCCAATCATTTTCCTGCTTTTAGCATTATTTTCATTATCTAAAGCTGAACTTCATGCTCATTACTATGACCAAACATGTCCACaattggaaaaaataatttcagAGACAGTTCTTAATGCTTCTATCCATGATCCAAAAGTCCCAGCTCGTATTTTGAGGATGTTTTTCCATGACTGTTTCATAAGG GGTTGTGATGCATCGATATTGCTGGACTCAACTACCAGTAACCAAGCAGAGAAAGACGGCCCTCCTAATGTCTCAGTTCAATCGTTCTATGTAATTGATGAGGCTAAAGCAAAGCTTGAGTTGGCTTGCCCAGGCACTGTTTCTTGTGCTGATATACTTGCTATTTTAGCAAGAGATGTGGTGGCCATG TCTGGAGGTCCTTATTGGAAAGTACTAAAAGGAAGGAAAGATGGAAAGGTATCAAAGGCATCTGATACCATCAACCTACCGGCCCCAACCTTGAATGTAGGTCAACTCATTCAGAGCTTTGCTAAGAGAGGGTTGGGAGTTAAAGATATGGTGACTTTATCTGGAGGACACACTCTGGGCTTCTCACATTGTTCTTCCTTTGAGGCTCGTCTTCATAATTTCAGCTCATTGCATCATATTGATCCAAGGTTGAAcactgaatttgcactagaccTAAGCAAGAAATGTCCAAAACCAAACAACAACCCAAACGCAGGACAATTCCTGGACTCAACAGCATCAGTGTTTGATAATGACTATTACAAACAACTGCTGGCTGGAAAAGGTGTGTTTTCCTCCGATCAGTCACTTGTTGGTGATTACAGAACTAGATGGATTGTTGAAGCATTTGCAAGAGACCAGAgtttgtttttcaaagagtTTGCAGTTTCAATGCTGAAACTTGGAAATATAAGAGGCTCTGATAATGGAGAAGTGAGACTTAAATGCAGGATTGTGAATTGA